CCCAGGCTTGCAGCGAGCCGAGCGCGACCCGGCTGATACGCCGCTCGTCAAGGTCGACCGGCTGCAAGCGCAGGATGGGCGTGATACGTCCAGTGCGGCCGATACTGAAATCCACCGCCTGCACCACTGCCAGAGCCTGGCTGGCGGGGTATTTCCAGGCAATCGCCCAGTGTGGCGCTTCGGCCAGCCAGCGCTCTCCTGGGGGGCGTATGCCTTGGCGTATGACCACACCGTCGCTGGCGAACGATAGCGGCGCATTAAGCCAGTGCTGGCGCCAGCCGCGGGCATCCGCCGTGCTATTGAGTGGCTGGGTGTAATGCAGGCTGTCGCTGAAGCCTAGATTTTGCAGGGCTTTCAGGCGCTCGGGCATGTTCTCAGGGCCGTTCGGCCAGTCCCAGACGAACAGGCCAATGGCGTTGGTTTCCTGCTCATCGAGTGACTGTCGCGCCATCAAGCCTGCCACCTTGCCGCGTGCTCCGGCGCCACCGTCGCGGCCCTGAACATGGTCGTCCAGGCGCCAGTAAAGCTCGCCTTGCAGCACGGCATCTAATGGCTGTTTCAGGTGCTTGGGAATGGCTGGTAACTGTCTGGCGCGCGCCGTCCAGTCCTGTCCATGGCGTCCATCGCCGCGGCTGATGGCTTGTTTCAGGATGCCGCCCTGGTAGACCAGAGTAACTGCGACACCATCGACCTTGGGCTGAATCCACAGACTGTCGCGGCTGGCGACCCATTCGGCTACCGCCGCATCGTTCAGCTTGCGCAGGCCGGTTTGTGCCACGGGGTGAGCGAGCTTGCCCGTACTGCCGGCCAACGGTTCCGGCAGGTCAACGAGCGCGCTGGGGAAGCACTGATGCCAGGATTGCAGGCGCTCACGGGCTTGATCGTAAAGTTCATCGGCGATCAGCGAGCGACCATGATTGTGGTAGGCATCATCCCACTCGGCGATCTGCTGGCTAAGGACAGAGAGTTCGCTCTTGGCGCGGTTGGCCGGCCAGTCGGGGCAGGGGGCTGCCTGTGCGGTCAATGGAAAAAGGAGCAGCGCGATCCAGCGTGTCATGGCAAGCGTCCGTGCTTGGGATTGAATTCTCAGCCTAGACGATTTCGCGACGCCTGTCGGGTGAAGGGTGCTTTCACCTACTCCAGCAAAGAAAAAGCCCTGCGCAGGGCAGGGCTTCTCTTGTCGTCGCTGAGCCTTACAGGCCAGCGGCGGCGCGCAGGTCGGCAGCCTTGTCGGTGCGTTCCCAGGTGAAGGTGGTGAAGCTGTCGTCGCCAACGGTTCTGGACTGCGGCGTGCGGCCGAAGTGGCCGTAAGCTGCGGTGTCCTGGTACATCGGGTGCAGCAGGTCGAGCATCTTGGTGATGGCGTATGGGCGCAGGTCGAACACGTCACGCACTAGTTTGATGATCTTCTCTTCAGCGATCTTGTGGGTGCCGAAGGTGTTGATCGAGATGGAGGTCGGCTGGGCCACGCCGATGGCGTAGGACACCTGGATCTCGCAACGCTCGGCCAGGCCGGCGGCGACGATGTTCTTGGCCACGTAGCGGCCAGCGTAGGCAGCGCTACGGTCGACCTTGGAGGGGTCCTTGCCGGAGAACGCGCCACCGCCGTGACGGGCCATGCCGCCGTAGCTGTCGACGATGATCTTGCGCCCGGTCAGGCCGCAGTCGCCCACTGGGCCGCCGATGATGAACTGGCCGGTCGGGTTGATGTGGAACTGGGTGTCCTTGTGCAGCAGCTCAGCCGGCAGCACGTGCTTGACGATCAGCTCCATCACGCCTTCGCGCAGGTCGTCGTATTTCACTTCCGGGTTGTGCTGGGTGGACAGCACGACCGCGTCGATGGCTGCGACCTTGCCGTTTTCGTAGCGGCAGGTGACCTGGGATTTGGCATCCGGGCGCAGCCACGGGAGCAGGCCGGACTTGCGTGCTTCGGCCTGACGCTCGACCAGGCGGTGCGAGAAGCAGATCGGCGCCGGCATCAGCACGTCGGTTTCGTTGCTTGCGTAGCCGAACATCAGGCCCTGGTCGCCAGCGCCCTGATCTTCCGGCTTGGCGCGGTCGACGCCCTGGTTGATGTCCGGGGACTGCTTGCCGATGATGTTGAGCACGCCGCAGGTGGCGCCGTCGAAGCCGACGTCGCTGCTGGTGTAGCCGATGTCGCAGATCACGTCGCGGACGATCTGCTCCAGGTCGACCCAGGCGCTGGTGGTGACTTCACCGGCAACGATGGCCACACCGGTCTTGACCAGGGTTTCCACGGCCACGCGGGCGTGTTTGTCCTGGGTGATGATGGCGTCGAGCACCGCATCGGAGATCTGGTCGGCGATCTTGTCCGGATGCCCTTCGGACACGGACTCGGAGGTAAACAGGGAATATTCGCTCATCTATCGGTTCCTTTCTTGCCGGAGGCTGAAGGCGCTGTGCGCATCGGGTTTGGCAAAGTGCCGTAATTGAATCTGAAAGCCGTTTTTCAGGCCTATGTACAAACTTTCGCCAGGCGTCAGGCCGGCAGCCGTTGCCCAGCGCGCCAGGTCTTCCTGTTCGAAGCCGAGCCAGAGGTCGCCGCACGCTTCGCGCGCCCAGCTCTGGTCGTGGCTGCACAGTTCGCTGAGCAGCAGGCTGCCGCCTGGTGCGACCAGGCCAGCCAGCTTGCGAAAGGCCTCGGCCGGGGTGGCGAAGTGGTGCAGCACCATGTTCAGTACCACGCAATCTGCCGTGACTGGCGCGTCCTGCAGCGCATCGGCCAGTTTCAGCTCGACGTTATGCAGGCTTTCAGCGGCGCAGCGTTGGCTGGCCAGTTCGAGCATAGCCGGGCTGTTGTCCAGTGCCGTGACCTGGGCGAAGCGCCGCGCCAGTTCGGGGAGGAAGGCGCCATCGCCCGGGCCGATTTCCAGCGCGCTGGCGCTGGGGGCGAAGTGCAGGGCATCAAGCAGCGCCAGCAGGCTGTCGCGGTACTGCGGCAGGCCGGCGATCAGGTCCTGCTGGGCCTGGAAGTTGCTGGCCATGCGTGCGAAGAAATCGCGACTGACGGTGGCGCGCTGCTGGTGCACGGTGGCGATGCGTGCCTGTACATCGCCGGGCAGCGGCAGCTCGTCGATATCGTCCAGCAGGGCGGCATGCAGACGGCCATTGGGCAGTGCGCGGCGGTAGAAGATCGCGTTGCCTTCGCGGCGCGTTGCCACCAGCCCAGCCTGGGCCAGCACCTTGAGGTGATGGCTCATGCCCGACTGGCCGATGGCGAAGATCTGTGCCAACTCCAGTACGCCGAAGGAATCGTTGCTCAGCACGCGCAGCACGTTCAGGCGCAGCGGATCGCCGCCGGCCTTGCACAGGGCGGCGAGTGTGTCGCAGGGGTCGAATTCCAACTGGGGGGCGCGCAGGGTCATGGTGGCGCAGTCTAGTCGGTCATTTTTCATACAGCAATACCAATATCAAAAAGTTTTGATATTGGTATTGCTGTTACTCCGACGTTTGAGTCAACGCCAGGAAAGCCGCGGGTGCCGGGCTCAGACTGGCGCCCAGGCGCCACAGCACATGCAGCTCGCGCTCGATCTGCAGGTCCTGTACCGGCAGATGGCGCAGTTCGCCGTTGGCCAGTTCGCGCTCCACCACTCGCTGCGACAGCCAGGCAATGCCCTGGCCGTCAGCGAGCAGACGCTTGAGCGCCTCGGTGCTGCCGATGGCCATGCCGGCACGGGGTTCGAGGCCATGCGCGCGGTAGGCCTGCTCGACGCTGACGCGCGCGCCAGAGCCCGGCTCGCGCATGTACAGCGGGTAATCCTGCAGTTTCTCCGCGGCGAGCGTCTGGCTGGCGGCCAGCGGATGGTGCGGCGCAACCACCGGTAGCAGGGCGTCGCGTGCCAGCAGGCGATGGGCGTAGTCGGTGCGGACGAACGGGCCTTCGACGAAGCCCAGGCTGATGCGGCCTTCGTCCAGCTGCCGGGTGACGGCGTCGGTGTTGCTCACGTCGAGGCTGACGAATATCTGTGGATGCAGGGCGCGAAAACGGGTGAGCAGGGGCGGCAACAGGTAGGAGCCGAGGGTGGCGCTGGCGCCCAGGTGCAGTTCGCCTTGTTCCAGTTGGGCAAAGTCACGCAGGTCGCGTTCGGCGGCGCGTTCCAGGCTGAAGATGCGCTGGGCGTAGTCGAGCAGGCGCAGGCCGCCTTCGGTCAGTTGTACGCCGCGCGGCAGGCGGTCGAACAGGCGCAGGTCGAGGCTGGCTTCGAGGTCGCGAATTTCCCGCGTCACCGCCGGCTGGCTGATGTGCAGGCGCTCGGCGCCAGCGCTGATGCTGCCGGCCTCTGCCACGGCAAGGAAGACTTTCAGGTGATGGAGGTTCATGATTAATACATAAGTGAAAGGTATGGTAAGGATGCTGAATATGTATTTTTCATATGGCAAGCCTCTTCTTAACCTTGCGCTATCACTCATGTCACGGGACAACCCGATTCATGCCGCGCCCTTTCAGTCGTTTGCCCGAGCCGCTCGCATTCATTCGTCACTTCACGCCTAGCTGGTTCGCCATGACCATGGGCACCGGTGTGCTGGCGCTGGTTATCGCTCATCTGCCTTGGTCGCTGCCTGGTCTGGCGATGCTGGCGGAGGGGCTGTGGTTCTTCGCTGTCAGCCTGTTCGTCCTGTTCACGGCGCTGTTTCTGCTGCGCCTGGCACTGTTTCGCGACACGGTCTGGCCGATGCTGCTGCACCCGGTGCAGTCGATGTTTCTCGGCGCGATCCCGATGGGGCTGGCGGTGCTGATCAAGGGCCTGTTGCTGTTCGGCGTCCCGCGCTGGGGCGAGGGCGTCTATGCGCTGGCGCATGCCTTGTGGTGGCTGGATGCGGCGCTGGCGCTGCTCGGCGCCCTGCTGGTGCCCTATCTGATGTTCACCCGCCAGCATCACGCACTGGAAAAACTCACGGCAGTCTGGCTGCTACCTATCGTCGCTCCCGAGGTCGCTGCCAGCACGGCGGGAGCGTTGGCGCCGCACCTGGGCGCTGCGGCCGCGCAGCAACTGCTGGTCGCCGGCTTTATCCTCTGGGGATTGTCGCTGTCGCTGGCGTTCTCGCTGATCACCCTGGTGCTGCTGCGCCTGGCCCTGCACAAGTTGCCGGATACCGATTTCGCCGCCACCAGTTGGCTGCCGCTTGGGCCGCTGGCGACCGGCTGCCTGGGGCTGCTGAGCATGGGGCAGGCCGCGCCGCTGGCGTTCGCTGGCACACCCTTGGCCAGCGCTGCCGAGCTGGCCCGAGACCTTGGCCTGATCGGCGGCCTGGCGCTGTGGGGCGCGGGGCTGTGGTGGCTGGTGATCGCCACCCTGTTCACTCGCCACTACATTCGCGACAACATGCCATTCAACCTGGGTTGGTGGGGCTTCACCTTTCCGCTCGGAGTCTTCGCCCTGGCCACCTTCGAGCTACAGGCGCTGACCGGGCTGACCTTCTTCACTCTGGTCGGCGTGGCGCTGGCGATCCAGCTGGCGGCGGTATGGTCGCTGGTGTTCAGTCGTACGCTCGCTGGCGTCTGGCATGGCGAGCTGTTTCAGGCGCCCTGCCTGGGTGGGCCGGGTAGTCCGGCGGTGAGCGTGCTGAGCGAGCAGGCAGGTTGATTTGGTCTCTACGACCATCTGTCATTGCCCCGCGGGGGCCGGCTGGGCGAAAATAGGCGTCTTTTTTCGCCCCCTTCATTCAGAAGCAGCCCCCGTAGGAGATTCAGCGATGCCCAGCCGTCGTGAGCGAGCAAATGCCATTCGTGCCCTCAGCATGGATGCTGTGCAGAAAGCCAACAGCGGCCACCCCGGTGCCCCCATGGGTATGGCGGATATCGCCGAAGTGCTGTGGCGCGATTTTCTGAAGCACAATCCGAGCAACCCGAACTTCGCCGATCGTGACCGCTTCGTGCTGTCCAACGGCCATGGTTCGATGCTGATCTATTCGCTGCTGCACCTGACCGGCTACGACCTGTCCATCGACGACCTGAAGAACTTCCGTCAGCTGCATAGCAAGACCCCGGGCCACCCGGAATACGGCTACACCCCTGGCGTGGAAACCACCACCGGCCCACTCGGCCAGGGCATCGCCAACGCCGTCGGTTTCGCCATTGCCGAGAAGGTACTGGGCGCGCAGTTCAACCGTGAAGGCCACACCATCGTCGACCACAACACCTATGTGTTCCTCGGCGACGGCTGCATGATGGAAGGCATTTCCCACGAAGTCTGTTCGCTGGCCGGCACCCTTGGCTTGGGCAAGCTGATCGCCTTCTACGACGACAACGGTATCTCCATCGACGGTGAGGTCGAGGGCTGGTTCACCGATGACACGCCGAAGCGCTTCGAAGCCTACGGCTGGCAGGTGATCCGCAATGTCGACGGCCATGATGCCGAAGAAATCAAGATGGCCATCGACACCGCGCGCAAGACCACGGATCAGCCGACCCTGATCTGCTGCAAGACCACCATTGGCTTCGGTTCGCCGAACAAGCAGGGCAAGGAAGAGTGCCACGGCGCGCCGCTGGGCAATGACGAAATCGCCCTGACCCGCGCCGCGCTGGGCTGGAACCATGGCCCGTTCGAAATCCCCGCCGAGATCTACGCCGAGTGGGACGCCAAGGAAGCCGGCGCTGCCGCCGAAGCCGCCTGGAACGACAAATTTGCCGCCTACGCCGCTGCCCATCCTGAACTGGCTGCCGAGTTCAAGCGCCGCATCGCTGGTGAGCTGCCGGCCGACTTTGCCGAGAAGGCCGCTGCCTATATCAAGGACGTCGCCGAGAAGGGCGAGACCATCGCCAGCCGCAAAGCCAGCCAGAACGCGTTGAATGCCTTCGGCCCGCTGCTGCCGGAGTTCCTCGGTGGTTCGGCCGACCTGGCCGGTTCCAACCTGACCCTGTGGAAGGGCTGCAAGGGCGTCTCCGCTGAAGATGCGTCCGGCAACTACATGTTCTACGGCGTGCGCGAGTTCGGCATGAGCGCGATCATGAACGGCATCGCTCTGCACGGCGGCTTCGTGCCGTACGGCGCCACCTTCCTGATCTTCATGGAATACGCCCGTAACGCCGTGCGCATGTCCGCGCTGATGAAGAAGCGCGTGCTGTACGTGTTCACCCACGACTCCATCGGTCTCGGCGAAGACGGCCCGACCCACCAGCCGATCGAGCAACTGGCCAGCCTGCGTGGTACGCCGAACCTCGACACCTGGCGTCCGGCCGATGCCGTGGAGTCCGCTGTGGCCTGGAAATACGCCATCGAGCGCGCCGACGGCCCCAGCGCTCTGGTGTTCAGCCGCCAGAACCTGCCGCACCAGCCGCGTGATGCCCAGCAACTGGCTGACGTCGCCCGTGGCGGCTACGTGCTCAAAGACAGCGCTGGCGAGCCGGAGCTGATCCTGATCGCCACCGGTTCGGAAGTCGGCCTGGCCGTGGCTGCCTACGACAAACTGACTGCTGCCGGCCACAAGGTACGCGTGGTGTCGATGCCTTCCACCAGTGTGTTCGACGCCCAGGACGCCGCCTACAAGCAGGACGTGCTGCCACTGCAGGTCGGTGCGCGCATCGCCATCGAGGCCTCGCACGCCGACTACTGGTACAAGTATGTGGGCCTGGAAGGTCGCATCATTGGCATGACCAGCTTCGGCGAATCGGCCCCGGCTCCGGCCCTGTTCGAGCACTTCGGTTTCACCGTCGACAACATCGTCGCCACCGCCGAAGAACTGCTGGACGCCTGACCCTTCCGTAGGAGCGAGCTCTGCTCGCGAAGCTGTTTGCCTCGCGCAGGGTTCGCGAGCAGAGCTCGCTCCTACCGGGTTCCTTTTGCCTTGCGAGCGCCTATGTCACGACAACGCCCCTATCGTGTCGCCCTCAACGGCTATGGCCGCATCGGCCGTTGCGTGCTGCGCGCGCTGCACGAGCGTGGCAATTCTGCGAGCCTGGAAATCGTCGCGCTTAACGACCTGGCCGATCAGGCCAGCATCGAATACCTGACCCGCTTCGACTCCACCCACGGGCGCTTTCCCGGCGAGGTGAAGGTCGATGGCGACTGTCTGCATATCAATGGCGATTGTGTGAAGGTGCTGCGTCAGAGCGAGCCCGAGTCCATCGACTGGGCCGCGCTGGATATCGACCTGCTGCTGGAATGCTCCGGGCAATACACCACGCGTACCGATGCCGAGCGTTTTCTCGCTGCCGGCGCGCCGCGCGTGTTGTTGTCGCAGCCGATGGCCAGCGAGGCGGATATCGACGCCACGGTGGTCTACGGCGTCAATCAGCAGTGCCTCAGCGGTGCCGAACAACTGGTATCCAACGCCTCCTGCACCACCAACTGCGGCGTGCCGCTGCTGAAGCTTCTCGATGAGGTGGTGGGTCTGGAGTACGTCTCCATTACCACCATCCACTCGGCGATGAACGACCAACCGGTGATCGATGCCTACCACCACGAAGACCTACGCCGCACGCGCTCGGCCTTCCAGTCGGTGATTCCGGTGTCCACCGGCCTGGCACGCGGTATCGAACGCCTGCTGCCGGAGCTGGCCGGGCGCATTCAGGCCAAGGCCATTCGCGTGCCGACGGTCAACGTCTCGTGCCTGGACATCACCCTGCAGACCGCACGCGATACCTCTGCCGAAGAGATCAACCGCGTACTGCGCCAAGCGGCGGAAAGTGGCCCGCTCAAGGGGCTGCTGGCCTACACCGAACTGCCGCACGCCAGCTGCGACTTCAACCACGACCCGCACTCGGCCATCGTCGACGGCAGCCAGACCCGCGTGTCCGGCCCGCGCCTGGTCAACCTGCTGGCCTGGTTCGACAACGAGTGGGGGTTTGCCAACCGTATGCTCGATGTCGCCGAACATTTTCTCCTACAAGCCAATCAAGCCAATCAAGCCAATCCTGCCCCGTGAAGGACTGATCTATGACCGTTCTGAAGATGACCGACCTCGACCTCGCTGGTAAGCGCGTGTTGATCCGCGAAGACCTCAACGTTCCGGTGAAGGACGGTGTGGTCAAGAGCGACGCGCGTATCCTCGCCTCGCTGCCGACCATCAAGCTGGCGCTGGAAAAAGGCGCGGCCGTACTGGTTTGCTCGCACCTCGGGCGCCCGGAAGAAGGCGTCTACAGCGAGGAAGACAGCCTGGCGCCCGTCGCCGCTTACCTGAGCAAGGCCCTCGGCCGCGAAGTACCGCTGGTCAAGGACTACCTCGGTGGTGTCGAGGTCAAGGCCGGCGAGCTGGTGCTGCTGGAGAACGTCCGCTTCAACAAGGGCGAGAAGAAGAACACCGACGAGCTGGCCCAGCAGTACGCTGCCCTGTGCGACGTGTTCGTCATGGACGCCTTCGGTACCGCTCACCGCGCCCAGGGCTCGACCCATGGCGTGGCCAAGTTCGCCAAGGTCGCCTGTGCCGGCCCGCTGCTGGCTGCCGAGCTGGACGCGCTGGGCAAGGCGCTGGACAAACCGGCCCGCCCGATGCTGGCCATCGTCGCCGGCTCCAAGGTGTCGACCAAGCTCGACGTGCTCAACTCCCTGGCCGATATCTGCGACTCACTGATAGTCGGTGGCGGCATCGCCAACACCTTTCTCGCGGCTGCCGGCCTGCCGGTAGGCAAATCGCTGTACGAGGCTGATCTGGTCGATACCGCCAAGGCCATCGCAGCCAAGGTCAGCGTACCGCTGCCGGTCGACGTGGTGGTGGCCAAGGCTTTCGCCGAAGACGCCGAAGCCACCATCAAGGCCGTCGCTGATGTGGCCGAAGACGACATGATCCTCGACATTGGCCCGCAGACTGCGGCGATGTTCGCCGAGATGCTCAAGGCCTCGCAGACCATCCTGTGGAATGGCCCGGTCGGCGTGTTCGAGTTCGATCAGTTCGGCAACGGCACCAAGGCCCTGGCCCTTGCCATCGCCGAAAGCCCGGCGTTCTCCATCGCCGGTGGCGGCGACACCCTGGCGGCCATCGACAAATACGGTGTGGCAGAGAAGATTTCCTACATTTCCACCGGTGGCGGCGCCTTCCTCGAGTTCGTCGAGGGCAAGGTGCTGCCGGCCGTGGAAGTGCTGGAGCAACGCGCACAATAAACACCAGCTAGGGTGAATGGAGTCACCCTGCGCCACGGCGGATAAAACCCTGACGTGAACGGGTGGTCTGTAAGAAGACCGGATCATCGAACAAGGAGTCATGTCATGGACAAGTTAGCCGCCCTGGGCGTCATTGGTATGTTGCTGGCCGGTTGTGCCGGCGGTGGTCGTGAAGCGGCCTGCGAGGTGTTCAGCCCGGCGCAGATCGAAACCCCGACCACTCAGGATGATCAGCGTGTCGAGCAGAACAGTGGTGAGCCCACTGGCCCGGCACCGGAACAGCGTTGCTGAGAAGGAGAGACAATGATCGCTATCAGACTTGCAGGGCTCGCCGCCACCGGCTTGCTGCTTGCGGCTTGCAGCAGCAAGCCGCCAGTGTCGGATCAGTGGACTCGCTGGGTGTGCGACAGCCAGACCGAAGTGCTGTGGCGCTTCGCCAATGGCAGTGTCGAGCAGGTGGATGTGCGCCTGGGCGGTGATGACATCGTCTACCGCCTGACCCAGGAGCCGGCGGCATCCGGTGTGCTGTACAGCGATGGACGCCTGTCCTTCCACACCAAAGGTGAGGAAGGCCTGGTCTACTGGACCGCGACCGATGACCTGATCGGCCGCGGCTGCAAGGCCCCGTAACACCTTCGGCGCTGCCGAGACGGGCCGCGGGCACAGGCTCCGGCACGACGAAACTTGAACAACGCCTGCCCCTGCGGCAGGCTTGCACGATTAACGACCTCCAAACCGGGAGACAGAAACACCATGGCACTTATCAGCATGCGCCAGATGCTCGACCACGCCGCCGAATTCGGCTACGGCGTGCCGGCCTTCAACGTCAACAACCTCGAGCAGATGCGCGCCATCATGGAAGCCGCCGACAAGACCGATTCGCCGGTCATCGTCCAGGCTTCTGCTGGTGCCCGCAAGTACGCCGGTGCGCCGTTCCTGCGCCACCTGATCCTGGCTGCCATCGAAGAATTCCCGCACATCCCGGTGTGCATGCATCAGGACCACGGCACCAGCCCTGACGTATGCCAGCGCTCGATTCAGCTGGGTTTCTCCTCGGTAATGATGGACGGCTCGCTGAAAGAAGACGGCAAGACTCCCGCCGACTACGACTACAACGTCGCCGTTACCCGGCAGACTGTGGCCTTCGCCCATGCCTGTGGCGTGTCGGTGGAAGGTGAGCTGGGTTGCCTGGGCAGCCTGGAAACCGGCATGGCCGGTGAAGAAGACGGCGTCGGCGCCGAAGGCGTGCTGGATCACAGCCAACTGCTGACCGACCCGGAAGAAGCGGCGGCCTTCGTCAAGGCTACCCAGGTCGACGCTCTGGCCATCGCCATCGGCACCAGCCACGGCGCCTACAAGTTCACCAAGCCGCCAACCGGCGACGTGCTCTCCATCGAGCGCATCAAGGAAATCCACAAGCGCATCCCCAACACCCACCTGGTCATGCACGGTTCCTCCTCCGTGCCGCAGGAGTGGCTGAAGGTGATCAACGAATTCGGCGGCGACATCAAGGAAACCTACGGTGTGCCGGTCGAGGAAATCGTCGAAGGCATCAAGCACGGCGTGCGCAAGGTCAACATCGACACCGACCTGCGCCTGGCCTCCACCGGTGCCATCCGCCGCATGATGGCCGAGCACCCGAGCGAGTTCGACCCGCGCAAGTTCTTCGCCAAGACCATCGTTGCCATGCGTGACATCTGCATCGCCCGCTACGAGGCCTTCGGCACTGCCGGCAATGCCTCGAAGATCAAACCGATCTCCCTGGAAGGCATGTACCAGCGCTACGCCAGCGGCGAATTGAACGCCAAGGTCAACTGAGCCTGATGCGTGACCCGGAGCCCCGCCTTGTGCGGGGCTTCTGCTTTTTATAGTCGGGGTTCGGCGTGAGCAACGCAGTGAGAGGTAAAACCCTGTAAAACTCCCGAAGCGTGAGGGCAGGCGGGGTGCGCCATAATTCGCGCACTGTCGTTCCGGGAAACTGCCCCCCCATGTCCAGCAAGCCGCGTCTGTTGCTCGCTTTCCTCCTCGCCGTGTTGCTGGCCTCGCTGCTCGCCTCGATCTTCCAGACCCAGACCAACCTCGCTGCCTTGCAGGCGCTCGGTGCACCGATGCCGATGGATGTGCGCGTTGCCACCACCTGCCTCGATCTGCTCGGTTTCGCGCCGACCTTCGCCCTGCTCAGCGCGCTGGGCTTTCTGCTCGCTTTGCCGCTGGCTGCCTGGTTGGCGCGGAGCATGCCGCCGCTGCGTTGGCTGATCTTCGTGCTGGCTGGCGCTGCAGCCATCTGGACGGCACTGGCGCTGGCCAATGCCGTAGCGCCGATGCCGACGCTGATCGCCGCCGACCGCAGCCCGTTCGGCACGCTCGGGCTGATGGCATGCGGCAGCGTCGGTGCACTGCTGTTCGGCCTGCTCGGCCGGCGGGTACGCTACCGCGCGCAGCCGACTTCTTCCGATTCTCTGTGACAAGGCGTTGCCCATGTTGAGAAGCACCCGTGCGCTGATGCTCTGCGCCCTGTTCGTCAGTACGCCACTGCTGGCGCTGGACTACCGTGTTGAAACCTTCAGCGAAGGGCTGGAGAACCCGTGGGCCGTGGCCTTCCTGCCGGACGGGCGCCTGCTGGTTACCGAGCGGGTCGGGCGCCTGCGCATCATCGAAGCCGATGGCAGTGTCGACCCGGAGCCGGTGGCTGGCCTGCCCGAGGTCTTCATCGCTGCCCAGGCCGGGCTGATGGAAGTGGCACTGGGCCCGGACTACAGCGACAACCGCTGGCTGTACCTGACCTACGCGCACGGCTCGCTGGAGGCCAACAACACGCGTCTGGCGCGTGCCCGCCTGGTGGATGACGAACTGCACGACTTCGAGCTGTTGTTCACCGCCCAGCCGCTCAAGGCCGGCGCGGCGCATTACGGTGGGCGCATCGCCTTTCTCGCCGACAAGACCCTGGTGCTGACCCTGGGCGACGGTTTCGACTGGCGTGAGCAGGCGCAGAACCCGGCCAACCACCTGGGCAAGATCGTGCGTCTGAACCGCGACGGCAGCGTGCCGCAGGACAACCCGTTGCTCGGTCAGGAGGGCGCCGCGCCGGAGATCTACAGCCTTGGCCACCGCAACGTGCAGGGTATCTTCTTCGATGCCGAACACAATCGTCTGTACAGC
The genomic region above belongs to Pseudomonas sediminis and contains:
- a CDS encoding LysR family transcriptional regulator, with the translated sequence MNLHHLKVFLAVAEAGSISAGAERLHISQPAVTREIRDLEASLDLRLFDRLPRGVQLTEGGLRLLDYAQRIFSLERAAERDLRDFAQLEQGELHLGASATLGSYLLPPLLTRFRALHPQIFVSLDVSNTDAVTRQLDEGRISLGFVEGPFVRTDYAHRLLARDALLPVVAPHHPLAASQTLAAEKLQDYPLYMREPGSGARVSVEQAYRAHGLEPRAGMAIGSTEALKRLLADGQGIAWLSQRVVERELANGELRHLPVQDLQIERELHVLWRLGASLSPAPAAFLALTQTSE
- the ligB gene encoding NAD-dependent DNA ligase LigB, producing the protein MTRWIALLLFPLTAQAAPCPDWPANRAKSELSVLSQQIAEWDDAYHNHGRSLIADELYDQARERLQSWHQCFPSALVDLPEPLAGSTGKLAHPVAQTGLRKLNDAAVAEWVASRDSLWIQPKVDGVAVTLVYQGGILKQAISRGDGRHGQDWTARARQLPAIPKHLKQPLDAVLQGELYWRLDDHVQGRDGGAGARGKVAGLMARQSLDEQETNAIGLFVWDWPNGPENMPERLKALQNLGFSDSLHYTQPLNSTADARGWRQHWLNAPLSFASDGVVIRQGIRPPGERWLAEAPHWAIAWKYPASQALAVVQAVDFSIGRTGRITPILRLQPVDLDERRISRVALGSLQAWEELDIRPGDQVAIRLAGLTIPRLDQVIWRSQERAAVQAPDPNRYHAMSCWRLSDECQQQFQARLNWLAGKQGLNLPGVGPGTWSTLLAGQKLHGLLDWLEFDSEHLQQLPGIGPRRASQLQQAFAQAQRRSLQQWLQALGAPPGIQLGAEDDWATLLGRSHADWMKQPGVSQKSAERLLAFFSHPEIQRLGAQLQEAGTAGFLPQENSPRG
- the metK gene encoding methionine adenosyltransferase; this translates as MSEYSLFTSESVSEGHPDKIADQISDAVLDAIITQDKHARVAVETLVKTGVAIVAGEVTTSAWVDLEQIVRDVICDIGYTSSDVGFDGATCGVLNIIGKQSPDINQGVDRAKPEDQGAGDQGLMFGYASNETDVLMPAPICFSHRLVERQAEARKSGLLPWLRPDAKSQVTCRYENGKVAAIDAVVLSTQHNPEVKYDDLREGVMELIVKHVLPAELLHKDTQFHINPTGQFIIGGPVGDCGLTGRKIIVDSYGGMARHGGGAFSGKDPSKVDRSAAYAGRYVAKNIVAAGLAERCEIQVSYAIGVAQPTSISINTFGTHKIAEEKIIKLVRDVFDLRPYAITKMLDLLHPMYQDTAAYGHFGRTPQSRTVGDDSFTTFTWERTDKAADLRAAAGL
- a CDS encoding ArsR/SmtB family transcription factor, whose amino-acid sequence is MTLRAPQLEFDPCDTLAALCKAGGDPLRLNVLRVLSNDSFGVLELAQIFAIGQSGMSHHLKVLAQAGLVATRREGNAIFYRRALPNGRLHAALLDDIDELPLPGDVQARIATVHQQRATVSRDFFARMASNFQAQQDLIAGLPQYRDSLLALLDALHFAPSASALEIGPGDGAFLPELARRFAQVTALDNSPAMLELASQRCAAESLHNVELKLADALQDAPVTADCVVLNMVLHHFATPAEAFRKLAGLVAPGGSLLLSELCSHDQSWAREACGDLWLGFEQEDLARWATAAGLTPGESLYIGLKNGFQIQLRHFAKPDAHSAFSLRQERNR
- a CDS encoding TDT family transporter codes for the protein MPRPFSRLPEPLAFIRHFTPSWFAMTMGTGVLALVIAHLPWSLPGLAMLAEGLWFFAVSLFVLFTALFLLRLALFRDTVWPMLLHPVQSMFLGAIPMGLAVLIKGLLLFGVPRWGEGVYALAHALWWLDAALALLGALLVPYLMFTRQHHALEKLTAVWLLPIVAPEVAASTAGALAPHLGAAAAQQLLVAGFILWGLSLSLAFSLITLVLLRLALHKLPDTDFAATSWLPLGPLATGCLGLLSMGQAAPLAFAGTPLASAAELARDLGLIGGLALWGAGLWWLVIATLFTRHYIRDNMPFNLGWWGFTFPLGVFALATFELQALTGLTFFTLVGVALAIQLAAVWSLVFSRTLAGVWHGELFQAPCLGGPGSPAVSVLSEQAG